A single region of the Opitutus sp. genome encodes:
- a CDS encoding transposase, which produces MATLHPLALNEVFFGPLTGLASASRYARQCPELTDDAFLRLGITRALSDPRSGRGFLQQVGSLFESCPATGHFFEVLKSERRLALLMDVSVQATALLENFTELPAAVDNYALYAGDGHWHGAASHDQKIDERRWPVGHLYALNIRTHAMQHLALTEGKKEHDMSVIKRLGSNALRMGEPTGKKVLWIWDRAGLDFPLWHNWKQTAGVYFLSRTKENLLFEPFASKLFDRADPINHGVIADEIVIAAHQVRVRLIRYRDPVSGEVYEFITSVFDLPPGLLAWLYKKRWEIEKVFDQFKNKLEESKAWASSSTAKQIQAHFLCLTHNLLVLFEQKLERDYQIKNEAGLRRQQKRLDDQIATAKKNDRLLCSLLTTVLRPLQRSVKLLRWLRSHWFSSCPISALLPQLKLLYANP; this is translated from the coding sequence ATGGCTACACTTCATCCCCTCGCTTTAAACGAAGTATTTTTCGGGCCGCTTACCGGACTCGCGTCCGCTTCTAGGTACGCGCGTCAATGCCCGGAATTGACTGACGATGCATTCCTTCGGCTTGGTATTACCAGAGCTCTATCGGATCCTCGAAGCGGTCGCGGTTTTCTTCAACAAGTCGGTTCCTTGTTCGAGTCTTGTCCCGCTACGGGGCACTTCTTTGAAGTACTGAAAAGCGAACGCAGGTTGGCTTTATTAATGGATGTTTCGGTGCAGGCCACCGCCCTGCTCGAAAACTTTACCGAACTGCCCGCTGCCGTTGATAATTATGCCCTCTATGCCGGCGACGGTCATTGGCATGGGGCGGCTTCGCACGATCAGAAAATTGATGAACGCCGTTGGCCGGTAGGACATTTATATGCCCTTAATATTCGAACTCATGCCATGCAACATCTTGCACTCACTGAGGGCAAAAAAGAACACGATATGAGCGTGATCAAGCGACTCGGCTCTAATGCTTTGCGTATGGGGGAGCCGACCGGCAAGAAAGTTCTTTGGATCTGGGATCGCGCAGGCCTTGATTTTCCTCTCTGGCATAACTGGAAGCAAACTGCCGGCGTCTATTTTCTTTCACGCACCAAAGAAAATCTCCTGTTTGAGCCCTTCGCTTCGAAGTTGTTTGATCGTGCTGATCCCATTAATCATGGCGTCATAGCGGATGAAATAGTCATCGCCGCCCATCAGGTGCGTGTGCGCTTAATACGATACCGCGATCCAGTCAGTGGTGAGGTGTATGAGTTCATCACCAGCGTTTTTGACTTACCGCCAGGGCTTCTCGCCTGGCTTTATAAAAAACGCTGGGAGATTGAAAAGGTTTTCGATCAATTTAAAAACAAGCTGGAGGAATCCAAGGCGTGGGCGTCGAGCTCAACCGCCAAGCAAATACAGGCCCATTTTCTTTGCCTAACCCATAACCTACTGGTCCTGTTTGAGCAAAAATTAGAACGAGATTATCAAATCAAAAATGAGGCGGGCCTCCGTCGGCAACAAAAACGATTAGACGACCAAATCGCGACCGCCAAAAAAAATGACCGGCTTCTTTGCTCCTTACTCACAACCGTATTGCGACCGCTTCAGCGCAGTGTGAAACTTCTCCGCTGGTTGCGCTCACATTGGTTCTCTTCTTGCCCTATTTCAGCTCTGCTGCCGCAACTTAAACTGCTCTATGCCAACCCATAG
- a CDS encoding PEP-CTERM sorting domain-containing protein, giving the protein MSSASTFNGTVSAVPEPATYTAFFGLSVLGLAVYRRRRTVA; this is encoded by the coding sequence TTGTCATCGGCATCGACGTTTAATGGCACCGTCTCCGCCGTCCCCGAGCCGGCCACCTATACGGCCTTTTTTGGCCTTAGTGTGCTCGGGCTTGCGGTTTACCGCCGGCGCCGGACGGTTGCCTGA
- a CDS encoding tetratricopeptide repeat protein — METPPLPIGPNTSKVSPDACEIVTPFNLGRFAPYQLEKTQYATAIRLFWGRLTLWLVLLFCVAWTTVASGLFVFIKYRRGFSEVQYSHIILLPWKLDAYRHAKGEFLIKQGLAQAESQEWRAAFDLLRPGLLAVPNHLQARLMVARIYLMAGRPDITRTTLLDGLPIHGDQVDYLREVLGYFFGLQADSTVITVTQELQKRLDPQLPAWLMGSTALAYAYFNRGHYAEAAAVLAKSRLLGTPEGRFVTARIAWEKGQRAEALAQLRELTIQVPTDSEIYRTFVYYLGEEKRWGEVRRASWLRQLALPDQPAAYVDFIKACGEEGDTARRLEAEAAFYERFKDNTQALLMLAEAAAQKGRLDITQRVAERCRELKRDEVDAVLLVLRAQLETRAYQAVIEQCIDLGAAVLKWPERQRLVLGGLRAVALYGQNQEAEAEPLVRRLWETRVLPAQVLAALALQVERVGHGREARRILRQAVAVDPLNQPALVALLRSSLKDEELQDAPALIERLLTMRNPPKELLEELSRGLGSDRYLLLPERIGIQVAIAEHLRELKRR; from the coding sequence ATGGAAACACCCCCGCTCCCCATCGGCCCCAATACGTCCAAGGTTTCGCCGGATGCTTGCGAAATCGTCACGCCCTTTAACCTCGGCCGATTCGCTCCGTATCAACTGGAGAAAACCCAGTACGCCACCGCCATCCGCCTGTTTTGGGGGCGGCTTACGCTTTGGCTGGTGCTTCTCTTCTGCGTCGCCTGGACCACCGTGGCCTCCGGCTTGTTTGTTTTTATCAAATACCGGCGCGGGTTTTCGGAGGTTCAATATTCCCATATCATCCTTTTGCCGTGGAAATTGGACGCTTACCGGCACGCCAAGGGTGAGTTTTTGATCAAACAGGGGCTGGCTCAGGCGGAAAGCCAGGAGTGGCGAGCCGCCTTTGATTTGTTGCGGCCCGGTCTGTTGGCCGTGCCCAACCACCTGCAGGCACGGTTGATGGTGGCGCGGATTTATCTGATGGCCGGCCGCCCGGATATTACCCGCACCACGCTGCTCGACGGACTGCCGATTCATGGCGACCAGGTCGATTATCTGCGCGAAGTGCTCGGCTACTTTTTTGGACTGCAGGCCGATTCGACGGTCATCACCGTAACCCAGGAACTGCAGAAGCGCCTCGATCCGCAACTGCCTGCCTGGCTTATGGGTTCCACAGCGCTCGCCTACGCTTACTTTAACCGGGGGCACTACGCCGAGGCCGCTGCGGTGTTGGCCAAGTCACGCCTGCTGGGCACGCCCGAAGGTCGCTTTGTGACGGCGCGGATTGCTTGGGAAAAGGGTCAACGTGCGGAGGCGTTGGCGCAGTTGCGCGAACTGACGATTCAGGTGCCGACGGATTCCGAGATCTACCGCACGTTCGTTTATTATCTGGGCGAGGAAAAACGCTGGGGCGAGGTGCGGCGGGCAAGCTGGTTGCGGCAGCTCGCGTTGCCCGACCAACCGGCGGCGTATGTGGACTTTATCAAAGCCTGCGGCGAGGAAGGCGACACGGCGCGGCGATTGGAGGCGGAGGCGGCGTTTTATGAGCGGTTTAAGGACAACACCCAGGCGCTGCTCATGCTCGCGGAGGCGGCGGCGCAAAAGGGTCGGCTCGACATCACCCAGCGGGTAGCGGAGCGGTGCCGGGAATTGAAGCGCGACGAAGTCGACGCGGTGTTGCTGGTGCTGCGGGCGCAGCTCGAGACGCGCGCGTATCAGGCGGTGATCGAGCAGTGCATCGATCTGGGGGCGGCGGTGTTGAAATGGCCGGAGCGACAGCGGTTGGTGCTCGGCGGGCTGCGGGCGGTGGCGTTGTATGGGCAGAACCAGGAGGCGGAGGCCGAGCCGTTGGTGCGGCGGTTGTGGGAAACCCGCGTTTTGCCGGCGCAAGTGCTGGCGGCGTTGGCTTTGCAGGTGGAGCGCGTCGGCCACGGGCGTGAGGCGCGGCGGATTCTGCGGCAGGCGGTGGCGGTTGATCCGCTCAATCAACCGGCGCTGGTCGCCTTGTTACGCAGCTCATTAAAGGATGAAGAGTTGCAGGATGCGCCGGCGTTGATCGAGCGGCTGCTGACGATGCGGAACCCACCGAAGGAATTATTGGAGGAGTTGAGCCGAGGGCTGGGATCGGACCGGTACCTGTTACTGCCCGAGCGGATCGGAATACAGGTGGCGATCGCGGAGCATTTGCGCGAGCTGAAGCGGAGGTGA
- a CDS encoding Gfo/Idh/MocA family oxidoreductase: MSFFSSSKPKVKCGVIGVGSLGQHHARIYSTLPNVEFMGIYESSDERAKEICAKYNCHRFASIAELGAACDAVSVVVPTDKHAEVAIPLLEQKCHLLIEKPITATLEEAERVLAAAKANDCIVQVGHIEHFNPVMSFMEKHIDRPGYITAERLAPYTPRGTEVGVVLDLMIHDIGIVLALAKSPIRKIDSVGISVLSKTEDIANARIEFESGCVANLSASRMSLKKNREIRIFQDNAYLSLDFMNQKGHLVKKNDLIAYGVKLKVGLAKAGDASSIPVQDIPIEKDEPLKLELLHFTESVAASTQPKVGAALAKTALEVALQITAQIKAAQK; this comes from the coding sequence ATGAGCTTTTTCTCCTCCTCCAAACCCAAGGTTAAGTGCGGCGTCATCGGCGTCGGCTCGCTCGGCCAGCACCACGCGCGCATCTACTCCACGCTCCCCAACGTCGAGTTCATGGGCATCTACGAGTCCAGCGACGAACGCGCCAAGGAGATCTGCGCCAAGTACAACTGTCACCGCTTCGCCTCCATCGCCGAACTCGGTGCCGCCTGTGACGCCGTCTCCGTGGTCGTTCCCACCGACAAACACGCCGAGGTCGCCATCCCCCTGCTGGAGCAAAAGTGCCACCTACTCATCGAAAAACCCATCACCGCCACCCTGGAAGAGGCCGAGCGCGTGCTCGCCGCCGCCAAGGCCAACGACTGCATCGTTCAAGTCGGCCACATCGAACACTTTAACCCGGTCATGAGTTTCATGGAGAAACACATCGACCGCCCCGGTTACATCACCGCCGAGCGCCTCGCCCCCTATACCCCGCGCGGCACCGAGGTCGGCGTGGTCCTTGATTTGATGATCCACGACATCGGCATCGTGCTCGCCCTGGCCAAATCCCCCATCCGCAAAATCGACAGCGTGGGCATCAGCGTTTTGTCGAAGACCGAGGATATTGCCAACGCCCGCATCGAGTTCGAGAGCGGCTGTGTGGCCAACCTGAGCGCCAGCCGCATGAGCCTGAAGAAGAACCGCGAAATCCGCATTTTCCAGGACAACGCCTACCTCTCGCTCGATTTCATGAACCAGAAGGGCCACCTGGTGAAAAAGAACGACCTGATCGCCTACGGGGTGAAGCTCAAGGTGGGTCTGGCCAAAGCCGGCGACGCCAGCTCGATCCCGGTGCAGGACATCCCGATCGAAAAGGACGAGCCGCTGAAGCTGGAGCTGCTGCATTTCACCGAAAGCGTGGCGGCGAGCACCCAGCCCAAGGTCGGCGCGGCCCTGGCCAAGACCGCCCTCGAAGTGGCGCTCCAAATCACCGCGCAAATCAAAGCCGCGCAGAAATGA
- a CDS encoding ABC transporter ATP-binding protein, translating to MSNPLLEASGLTKTYLSGERRLDVLRGVSLSVCDGESVSIRGESGSGKSTLLHLLAGLDAPDTGAVTWAGSTDTGAVRRARFLGMVFQSFYLIPELDALGNVLMAARVAGKVGAAEKAHARELLARVGLAERAHHLPSQLSGGERQRVAVARALMNAPRLILADEPTGNLDEKTGDAIIDLLLGLCAERRIALVLVTHNAAHAARTARALFMHEGALR from the coding sequence ATGAGTAACCCCCTCCTCGAAGCCTCCGGCCTCACCAAAACCTACCTCAGCGGCGAGCGTCGCCTCGACGTCCTGCGCGGCGTGAGCCTGTCCGTCTGCGACGGCGAGAGCGTGTCCATCCGCGGTGAATCCGGCTCGGGCAAGTCCACCCTGCTCCACCTGCTCGCCGGTCTCGACGCGCCCGACACCGGCGCCGTGACCTGGGCCGGCTCGACCGACACCGGCGCGGTCCGCCGGGCGCGGTTTTTGGGCATGGTGTTTCAGTCGTTTTACCTGATCCCCGAGCTCGATGCGCTGGGGAACGTCCTCATGGCAGCCCGTGTCGCCGGCAAAGTCGGAGCCGCCGAAAAAGCCCACGCCCGCGAGTTGTTGGCCCGCGTCGGCCTGGCCGAACGCGCCCACCACCTGCCCTCGCAACTCTCTGGAGGTGAACGTCAACGCGTGGCCGTGGCCCGCGCCTTGATGAACGCCCCGCGCCTGATTCTGGCCGACGAACCGACCGGCAACCTCGACGAAAAAACCGGCGACGCGATCATCGACCTACTCCTCGGCCTGTGCGCCGAACGGCGAATCGCGCTCGTTTTGGTCACCCACAACGCCGCCCACGCCGCCCGCACCGCGCGGGCCCTGTTCATGCACGAAGGGGCGCTGCGATGA
- a CDS encoding ABC transporter permease, with protein sequence MPWYLYLALKQLFPSGKRLSFFTAISILGVALGVATLVVTNSVMGGFGYEIRRMIIDTQGDVQIRARALIEQPESLIKTVAKVPGVLGVTPFAEGVGMLEYGRKPAFPVLQGIDVNRVNTVIPLNRFIRVGSLDELDDDTVILSSQLAYSLGVQIGSKVTISSPLLIERLKNDEVFLPRELVVVGVFEIGHQQLDSNTVLVTLRRMQDLYGLGGSAHGLNVRIAQNLDADVMAKRINAVLPQQPETIARSWIEANSEFLFVLQMEKNLVSILLLFIILVASFSIMSSLLTTVVRKTREIGLLGALGGRPREIAACFCVQGFLIGLIGTAGGLALGFGFLQVRNELLLLFTKLTGSQETLERFYQFSKVPAHMESSDLVVIIVGTIVISTIAGIFPAWRASRLKPVEALRNE encoded by the coding sequence ATGCCCTGGTACCTCTATCTCGCCCTCAAGCAGCTCTTCCCAAGCGGTAAGCGGCTGTCGTTTTTCACGGCGATTTCGATTCTCGGCGTGGCCCTGGGCGTAGCCACCCTCGTCGTGACCAACAGCGTCATGGGCGGTTTCGGCTACGAAATCCGCCGCATGATCATCGACACCCAGGGCGATGTGCAGATTCGCGCCCGCGCCCTGATCGAGCAGCCCGAGTCGCTCATCAAAACCGTCGCCAAGGTCCCCGGCGTGCTCGGCGTCACCCCGTTTGCCGAGGGCGTGGGCATGCTCGAATACGGGCGCAAACCCGCCTTTCCGGTTCTCCAGGGCATCGACGTCAATCGGGTCAACACCGTCATCCCGCTCAACCGCTTTATCCGCGTCGGCTCGCTCGACGAACTCGACGACGACACCGTCATCCTCAGCTCCCAGCTCGCCTATTCCCTGGGCGTGCAGATCGGAAGCAAAGTCACGATCTCCTCCCCGCTGCTCATCGAGCGGCTCAAAAACGACGAGGTGTTCCTCCCCCGCGAACTCGTCGTGGTGGGCGTTTTCGAGATCGGCCACCAGCAGCTCGATAGCAACACCGTGCTGGTCACGCTGCGCCGCATGCAGGACCTCTACGGCCTCGGCGGCTCGGCCCACGGCCTCAACGTCAGAATCGCCCAAAACCTCGACGCCGACGTCATGGCCAAGCGCATCAACGCCGTGCTGCCCCAGCAGCCCGAGACCATTGCCCGCTCCTGGATCGAGGCCAACAGCGAGTTCCTCTTCGTCCTGCAGATGGAGAAAAACTTAGTCTCGATCCTCCTGCTGTTCATCATCCTGGTCGCCTCGTTCTCGATCATGAGCTCGCTGTTAACCACCGTGGTGCGCAAGACCCGTGAGATCGGCCTGCTCGGCGCGCTAGGCGGCCGCCCCCGCGAAATCGCCGCCTGCTTCTGCGTGCAGGGATTTCTCATCGGCCTGATCGGCACCGCCGGCGGCTTGGCGCTCGGTTTTGGGTTTCTGCAAGTGCGCAACGAACTCCTGCTGCTCTTCACCAAACTCACCGGCAGCCAGGAGACGCTGGAGCGGTTTTACCAATTCAGCAAAGTCCCCGCCCACATGGAATCCTCCGACCTCGTCGTGATCATCGTCGGCACGATCGTGATTTCGACCATCGCGGGCATTTTCCCCGCCTGGCGCGCCTCGCGCCTCAAACCCGTGGAGGCCCTGCGCAATGAATGA
- the lysS gene encoding lysine--tRNA ligase: MSETSLTDISNDQHAVRRQKLAEMRATGFDPFRANVAPTHFSEEAKALYVEEQDNTVTVTVAGRLITFRVQGGSSFVKIQDQQGPIQLYFRRDVLGEERYGVFKKSLDLGDIIGVTGTLFKTKTGEITVRVDSFTLVSKALRPLPEKWSGLTDSEQIYRQRYLDLIVNTESRHRLITRSKIVSHIRRFLEDRQFLEVETPVLQAVAGGAAARPFQTHHNALGADFVLRISLELYLKRMLVGGYDRVFEIGRNFRNEGVSRRHNPEFTMLEVYQAYSDYRGMMTLVQDLLRSLCQNVLGVSQIKHAASGELIDFGGTWREVKYKDLIVEKTGDADWFSRSKEEKIAGVQKLGLYADPKWLDYELTNEIFGKLIEPTLIQPTFVTHLPKELCPLAKITLDDPTTIDVFELIIGGMEVAPAYSEQNDPDVQRAMFQAQAGEEQQKIDHDFLLALEHGMPPAGGMGIGIDRLCILLTGAESIRDVILFPQLRPGS; this comes from the coding sequence ATGAGCGAGACTTCCCTGACCGATATTTCCAACGACCAGCACGCGGTTCGCCGCCAAAAACTGGCCGAGATGCGCGCCACTGGCTTCGACCCGTTTCGCGCCAACGTCGCCCCCACCCACTTTTCCGAGGAGGCCAAAGCGCTCTACGTCGAGGAACAGGATAACACCGTCACCGTAACCGTCGCCGGTCGCCTCATTACCTTCCGCGTTCAAGGTGGCAGCTCGTTCGTCAAAATCCAGGACCAGCAGGGCCCCATTCAGCTCTACTTCCGCCGCGACGTGCTCGGCGAAGAGCGCTACGGGGTGTTCAAAAAGTCCCTCGATCTGGGCGACATCATCGGGGTTACCGGCACGCTTTTTAAAACCAAGACCGGCGAGATCACCGTGCGCGTGGACTCGTTCACCCTCGTTTCCAAGGCCCTGCGCCCGCTGCCCGAAAAGTGGAGCGGCCTCACCGATTCCGAGCAGATTTACCGCCAGCGTTACCTCGACCTGATCGTTAACACCGAGTCGCGCCACCGCCTGATCACGCGCTCGAAAATCGTTTCGCACATCCGCCGCTTCCTCGAAGACCGCCAGTTCCTGGAGGTGGAAACTCCCGTGCTGCAGGCTGTTGCCGGTGGTGCCGCCGCCCGCCCGTTCCAGACCCACCACAACGCCCTCGGCGCCGACTTCGTGTTGCGCATCTCGCTCGAACTTTATCTCAAGCGCATGCTCGTCGGCGGTTACGACCGCGTGTTTGAGATCGGCCGCAACTTCCGCAACGAGGGCGTCTCGCGCCGCCACAACCCCGAGTTCACCATGCTCGAGGTTTACCAGGCTTATAGCGATTACCGGGGCATGATGACCCTGGTGCAGGACCTGTTGCGCTCGCTCTGCCAAAACGTTCTCGGCGTCTCCCAGATCAAACACGCCGCCAGCGGCGAGCTAATCGACTTCGGCGGCACCTGGCGCGAGGTGAAGTACAAGGACCTCATCGTCGAAAAAACCGGCGACGCCGACTGGTTCTCCCGCAGCAAAGAAGAAAAAATCGCCGGCGTGCAAAAGCTCGGCCTCTACGCCGACCCCAAGTGGCTCGACTACGAGTTGACCAACGAGATTTTCGGCAAACTCATCGAGCCGACGCTGATCCAGCCCACCTTCGTTACCCACTTGCCCAAGGAGCTGTGCCCGCTGGCCAAGATCACCCTCGACGACCCGACCACGATCGACGTGTTCGAACTGATCATCGGCGGCATGGAAGTCGCCCCCGCCTACTCGGAGCAGAACGACCCCGACGTGCAGCGCGCCATGTTCCAGGCGCAGGCCGGCGAAGAGCAGCAGAAGATCGACCACGATTTCCTGCTCGCCCTCGAACACGGCATGCCCCCCGCCGGCGGCATGGGAATCGGCATCGACCGGTTGTGCATCCTGCTCACCGGCGCCGAGAGCATCCGCGACGTGATCCTCTTCCCGCAACTGCGCCCGGGAAGCTGA
- the lipB gene encoding lipoyl(octanoyl) transferase LipB, translating to MTGPTLATPSSAAAPLAAAASAPATASSPVVLDWGRTRYEAAWRAQDELVARRIAGEIGDTLVFTEHEPVYTVGLRSGAADHLVWAAEHLAREGIEVVKTNRGGDITYHGPGQLVGYPIVDLSARKDLHEYLRLLEQVMINTVGGLGLVATRREGKTGIWVGTRKIAAIGVAVRRWVAYHGFALNVQPNLAHFQGIVPCGISATEGTVTSLHAELGREVDMAEVKARLAKEFAALWPGFSPPAPNR from the coding sequence ATGACCGGCCCCACGCTCGCAACCCCTTCGTCCGCCGCCGCGCCCCTGGCCGCCGCCGCCTCTGCGCCTGCCACCGCCAGCTCGCCGGTGGTGCTCGACTGGGGCCGCACCCGCTACGAGGCGGCCTGGCGCGCCCAGGACGAACTGGTGGCCCGCCGCATCGCCGGCGAGATCGGCGACACCTTGGTTTTTACCGAACACGAGCCCGTTTACACCGTGGGCCTGCGCAGTGGTGCGGCTGACCATCTGGTGTGGGCCGCCGAACACCTTGCCCGCGAGGGCATTGAGGTGGTCAAAACCAACCGTGGCGGCGACATCACCTACCACGGGCCCGGCCAGCTGGTGGGTTACCCGATTGTCGATTTGTCGGCACGCAAGGATCTCCACGAGTACCTGCGGCTACTCGAACAGGTGATGATTAACACCGTGGGCGGACTCGGCTTGGTGGCCACGCGCCGCGAGGGTAAAACCGGCATCTGGGTGGGCACGCGCAAAATCGCCGCCATCGGCGTGGCGGTGCGCCGCTGGGTCGCCTACCACGGGTTCGCACTCAACGTGCAACCCAACCTCGCGCACTTTCAGGGGATCGTCCCGTGCGGTATCAGCGCGACCGAGGGCACCGTCACCTCGCTGCACGCCGAACTTGGCCGCGAAGTCGACATGGCAGAAGTCAAAGCGCGGCTGGCGAAGGAGTTTGCGGCGCTCTGGCCCGGGTTCAGCCCGCCTGCCCCAAACCGCTGA
- the lipA gene encoding lipoyl synthase, translating to MEDTSRKPSWLRAKLPTGPGYAAVRKLVEDTSLHTVCQSAQCPNLGECWSRGTATVMILGNICTRSCNFCAIQTGRPTELDLGEPARVAEAVAKMNLRHCVITSVARDELKDGGAAVWAATIRAIKHLNPNTAIEVLTPDWKGQMEHLDTVLDAKPDIFNHNLETVERLQKPVRVQARYDRSRSVLQHAKARGFTTKTGIMLGLGEREEEIEQTLRDIAADKTDILTIGQYLQPTPQHWKIARWVHPDEFLRWKEFGLSIGIGVVESGPMVRSSYHADEQSKKYTGVEHLNNANALAGA from the coding sequence ATGGAAGACACCTCGCGCAAACCCTCTTGGCTTCGTGCCAAACTCCCGACCGGTCCCGGCTACGCCGCCGTGCGCAAGCTCGTTGAGGACACCTCCCTGCACACCGTTTGCCAGAGCGCGCAGTGCCCCAATCTCGGCGAATGCTGGTCGCGCGGCACCGCCACGGTGATGATCCTGGGTAACATCTGCACGCGCTCGTGTAACTTCTGCGCCATCCAGACCGGCCGCCCCACCGAGCTCGACCTCGGCGAGCCCGCCCGCGTGGCCGAGGCCGTCGCCAAGATGAACCTGCGCCACTGCGTCATCACTTCGGTGGCCCGCGATGAGTTAAAAGACGGCGGCGCCGCTGTCTGGGCCGCGACCATCCGCGCGATCAAACACCTTAACCCGAACACCGCCATTGAGGTGCTCACCCCCGACTGGAAGGGCCAGATGGAGCACCTCGACACCGTGCTCGACGCCAAGCCGGACATTTTTAATCACAACTTGGAAACGGTCGAGCGCCTGCAAAAGCCGGTGCGCGTGCAGGCCCGCTACGATCGCTCCCGCTCGGTGCTCCAGCACGCCAAAGCCCGTGGCTTCACCACCAAAACCGGCATCATGCTCGGCCTCGGCGAGCGCGAGGAGGAGATCGAACAAACCCTGCGCGACATCGCGGCCGACAAAACCGACATCCTCACCATCGGCCAGTACCTCCAGCCGACCCCGCAGCACTGGAAAATCGCCCGCTGGGTCCACCCCGACGAGTTTTTGCGCTGGAAGGAATTCGGCCTTTCGATCGGCATCGGCGTAGTGGAGAGCGGCCCGATGGTGCGTTCCAGCTACCACGCCGACGAGCAGTCGAAGAAATACACCGGGGTCGAGCACCTCAACAACGCCAACGCGCTGGCCGGGGCGTAA
- the raiA gene encoding ribosome-associated translation inhibitor RaiA, with product MPHITPEVIGAKLILRGIHLNLTDAMRSIIHEKVGRLLRHEPRIDRVRIDVDLDKTKGSKAHFVAKGHIEISGPDMNASVDSDDAYKSVDLLIDKLDGLLRKRHSELKEKRHHPHSIELGGALPKAV from the coding sequence ATGCCACATATCACCCCTGAAGTTATTGGCGCGAAACTCATCCTTCGCGGAATTCACCTTAATCTTACCGACGCCATGCGCTCGATCATCCACGAAAAAGTGGGTCGGCTGCTGCGTCATGAACCCCGCATCGACCGCGTGCGCATCGATGTCGACCTCGACAAAACCAAGGGCTCCAAAGCCCACTTCGTGGCCAAGGGCCACATCGAGATCAGCGGCCCGGACATGAACGCTTCGGTCGACTCCGACGACGCCTACAAGTCGGTCGATCTGCTCATCGACAAACTCGATGGCCTGCTGCGCAAGCGCCACAGCGAGCTCAAGGAAAAGCGCCATCACCCCCACTCCATCGAACTGGGCGGCGCCCTGCCCAAGGCGGTCTAA